The sequence ATCGGCCCGCTGACGGACCGGCGGACAGGGGACGAAATCGAATTCCATATGCCGTCCGACTGCCCGGTGTGCGGGTCGGAATTAATCCGCATTGAAGGGGAAGTGGCACTGCGCTGCGTCAACCCGCAATGCCCGGCGCAGCTGAAAGAAGCGCTCATCCACTTCGTTTCCCGGAATGCCATGAACATCGAAGGCATCGGTGAGCGTGTCGTCGATCAGCTCTATACAGCAGGTCTTGTGAAGGACTTTTCGGATCTGTACGGTCTGACCGAAGAGCAGCTGATGACACTCGACCGGATGGGGGAGAAGTCCGCTTCGAATCTGGTGCACGCCATTGCGGCATCGAAAGAGAACTCGTTCGAAAAGCTGCTGTTCGGGTTCGGCATCCGCCACGTCGGTGCGAAAGCGGCCCAGATCCTCGCGCGCGAATTCGGGTCGCTCGATAACCTGATGGCCGCGTCTGCCGAAGAGCTGCTCGCAATCCACGAGATCGGGGACAAAGTGACCGACGCAATCGAATCATTCTTTGCAAATGAGGATGTGCTCGAAGTCATCGGCAAACTGAAGGCATACGGAGTCAACATGCAGTATAGGGGCAGGACCGCTCAGGAGATCCCTGAGGACGGGCCGTTTGCCGGCAAAAGGGTCGTCCTGACAGGCAAGCTTGAAATACTGACACGGAACGAAGCGAAAGAAAAAATAGAGACGCTCGGCGGGGACGTCAGCGGCAGCGTCAGCAAGAAGACGGACATCGTCATTGCCGGAGAAGACGCGGGGTCGAAACTCGCGAAAGCGGAAGAGCTGGGCATTGACGTCTGGGACGAAGCGAAGCTGATCGAAGTGCTCGGAACAAAGGAGTAAAACAACGTATGAAAAGGTTATTCACACTGCCGGCATTCGCTGCAGTTCTTGTGCTCGGCGGGTGTATCCCCTCGATCGGGCCTGAAAAAGAGGAAGTCATCCAGGAGAACGAAGACGTCGAGCAGGAAACCGTACTCATTCCCGAAGTACAGCTGAATGAGCAATACTACCGGACACTGCTGCCATTCAAGAAAAGTGCAACCCGCGGGCTGATCGTCAATCAGGTCTACAGCAAATATGATATCGAGGAAGTCGAAGAAGGGCTTCTCCGGCTGTCCGCGAAGCATTTTGATCCGAACGATCACTTCTTCCAGGAAGGGCAGTTCATCGATGAGAAGACAGCAATCCATTGGCTGTCCCGGAGCTCGAAATTCGACGACGGACTCAACCCGCCCATCAACGACAAGATGACGCCTCAGGAAATCAGCGAGAAAGCGCCTGTGTACCTGGCGCACATCGTCGAACAGAACTATTACGTCAAGACAGGCGATAAGAAAGTAGGTCTTGCCGGGATCTCCATCGGTCTCGCCATGAACTCGGTCTATTATCAGCGGGACGCGGCCGAGGCGAAGATTCCTGACAAGACGATCGAACAGCAGGGGATGAAGATGGCGGAGACGATCGTGCAGCGTATGCGCAAGCTGGACGGTGTCGGGGATGTCCCGATCACGGTCGGCCTGTTCAAACAGCAGTCCCGCAATTCCATCGTGCCGGGTACGTATTTCGCACAGGCGTACGTCGACAAAGGGAAAGACAAACCGAATGGCTGGAAGGAAGTGAAGGAGAAATTCGTCCTTCTGCCGGCTTCATCGGACGTTGACAATTATCGGGATGTCAACGAAAGGTTCGAGAAGGTCAAACAAGATATCAATGACTATTTCCCGGGTTTCATCAGTGTCGTCGGAACGGCATTCTACAGCGACAACAACTTGGAATCCATCAAGATCAACGTCCCGATCCAGTTCTACGGCAAGAACGAGGTCGTCGCGCTGACACAGTACATGACCTCGCTCATCATGAAATACTACCCGAAAACCGAAGTGGAAGTGAGCATCACTTCCGGCAATGGGCCGGAGTCCCTCATCACGAAGAATGCGGGGGATGAAGAGCCGTCCATCCATATTTATTCCTATTGACCGGGGGAACTTTTCATCATCCATCGAAGGTGTTATGATGAATCGTACTGTATAAAAGCCAGGAGGAGAGAGTATGTCCAATTACACTAAAGAGGAAGTCCAGTACTATGCGAATTTCGCCCGGATCGACATGCCGGATGCAGAAGCACAGAAATTTGCAGACCGCCTGGACACCCTGCTCGAGTTCACGGATCGCCTGAAAGAGATCGATACGTCGGATGTGGCCAAGATGACCCATCCGCTTGCCTTTACAAATGTCCTGCGTGAAGACACGCCTGCGGACATCCTCGACCGTGATGATATGCTGAAGAGTGTCGAGGAGCACGAAGACGGTATGATCAAAGTACCGAACATCCTGGATTGACCCGTATAGAGGAGGAATTGACTTATGGCAGTAAACAAAACAGCGTCTGAACTTCAGTCACTTTTACATAGCCGCGAACTGTCGGTGACGGAACTGACGAAGGAAACGCTCCAGACCATCAAAGAAACGGACGGTCCGATCCAGGCATTCCTGACCGTCACGGAAACCGAAGCGCTGCAGGCGGCTGAACAGCTGGACAACCTGCCGGACGAGCAGCGCGGCGGTCTTTTCGGCATGCCGATCGGCATCAAGGATAACATCATCACGAAAGGCATCCGGACGACATGCGCGAGCAAGATGCTCGAGAACTTCGTGCCTGTCTATGAAGGGACAGCGACGGAGCGCGTGAAGGACAGCGGTATGGTGATCGTCGGGAAACTCAACATGGATGAGTTCGCAATGGGTTCCACAACTGAGCACTCCGCCTTCCAGAAGACGCATAACCCTTGGGGACTCGACCGTGTGCCGGGCGGATCGTCAGGCGGCTCGGCCGCTGCGGTCGCTTCGGGACAAGTCCTCTTCTCGCTCGGTTCGGATACAGGCGGTTCTGTACGGCAGCCGGCAGCATTCTGCGGCGTCGTCGGCATGAAGCCGACATACGGACGTGTGTCCCGTTCAGGCCTTGTCGCATTCGGATCATCCCTCGACCAGATCGGGCCGATCACGAAGACGGTCGAAGATAACGCCATGCTGCTGAGCGCGATCGCCGGATCTGACTACCGGGATCCATCCGCTTCAGAGAAAGCGGTACCGGACTACCGAAGCGCCCTGACAGGCGATATCAAAGGACTCAAGATTGCAGTGCCGGCACGCTACCTCGGCGAAGGTGTCCAGCCGGAAGTGCGGGATGCCGTGAAGACGGCGATCGGCGTCCTCGAATCCCTCGGTGCCGAGGTGGACGAGATCGACCTTCATTATTCCCGTTACTCCGCACCGACGTACTACGTCATTTCATCGGCAGAGGCCTCTTCCAACCTGGCGCGGTTCGATGGCATCCGGTACGGCTACCGTCCTGAGGATGCAAAGGACCTGAACGAGATCTACCTGCGTTCCCGTGCGGAAGGCTTCGGGGATGAAGTGAAGAAGCGTGTGCTGTACGGTACGTACGCACTGAGCGCCGGCCACCATGAAGACCTGTACGAACGCGCACAGAAAGTTCGTACGCTGATCGCGCAGGACTTCCAGGATGTCTTCAAGAAATACGACATCATTGTCGGACCGACGAGTGCGACGAACGCCTACAAACTCGGTGAGACCATCAAGGATCCGCTGACGCTGTATGCGAACGACTTGCTGACAACACCGATGAACCTTGCCGGAATCCCGGCGATCTCCGTACCGTGCGGATTTGCAGAAGGACTTCCGGTCGGCATGCAGATCATCGGCAACCATTTCGACGAACCGCTGCTGTATAAAGTGGCGCACGCATATGAGCAAGCGACTGAATTCCACAAGCAGACGCCGCCTGCAAGGGAGGGGAACTGACCATGAACTTTGAAACGATCGTCGGACTTGAAGTCCACGTTGAACTGAAAACAGATACGAAAATCTTTTCACCGGCACCTGCCCACTTCGGCGCAGAACCGAATATGAACATCCACCCGACCGACCTTGCGTACCCCGGCACGCTGCCGACCATGAACAAACAGGCGATCGACTTCGGCATGAAGGCATCCATGGCCCTCAACTGTGAGATCGCCCGCGTCATGAACTTCGACCGCAAGCATTACTTCTATCCCGATAACCCGAAGGCGTATCAGATCTCCCAGGATGACCGTCCTGTCGGATCGAACGGCTGGATCGAAATCGAAGTGGACGGCTATAAGAAGAAAATCCGTATCGAACGTGTCCACCTCGAAGAAGACGCCGGCAAACTGACACACGCGGAAGGCGGCTATTCACTCGTCGACCTGAACCGTCAAGGGACGCCGCTCATCGAGATTGTCACGGAAGCGGACATCCGCACGCCGAACGAAGCGTATGCATTCCTCGAAAAACTGAAAGCGATCATCCAGTACACCGGTGTCTCCGATGTCCGGATGGAGGAAGGGTCCCTCCGCTGCGACGCCAACATCTCCCTGCGACCGTTCGGCCAAGAGGAATTCGGCACGAAAACGGAGCTGAAGAACCTGAACTCCTTCAACTTCGTCCGCCGCGGAATCGCGAACGAAGTCGAACGACAGGAAAAAGTCCTGCTGTCCGGCGGCAAGATCGTCCAGGAAACGCGCCGGTACGACGAAGCGACAGGCCAGACGGTGCTCATGCGTGTCAAAGGCAGTGCGAACGACTACCGGTTCATCAACGATCCGGATCTGTCGGATGTCGTCATCGACGAAGACTGGATTGAACGGGTCAAGAATGAGATTCCTGAACTGCCGGATGCCCGGAAAGCGCGCTATGTCAGCGAGCTGGGCCTGCCGGCATACGACGCGCATGTCCTGACGCTCACGAAGGAGATGTCTGATTTCTTCGATGAAACGGTACAGGCGGGCGCGGATGCGAAACTGGCTTCGAACTGGCTGATGGGTGAAGTATCCGCCTACCTCAATGCGGAAGGCAAGGAACTGGGCGAGACACCGCTCACACCAGCAGGGCTTGCAAGCCTTGTCAAGCTGATCGCAGACGGCACAATCTCGTCGAAAATCGCGAAAAAAGTGTTCAAAGAAATCGCTGAAAACGGCGGCGATGCAGCCCAGATCGTCAAAGACAAAGGGCTTGTCCAGATTTCCGATGAAGGCACCCTGCGTACGATCATCGGGGAAATCCTCGATAAGAACGAACAGTCGATCGAAGACTACAAGAACGGCAAAGACCGTGCTGTCGGATTCCTCGTCGGCCAGGTCATGAAAGCGACAAAAGGCCAGGCGAACCCGCCGATGGTCAACAAACTGCTGCTGGACGAAATCAGCAAACGATAACGGCTATCGGAACGTCCTGCACGCCGGCTGCGTTAGCCGGGGGCAGGGCGTTTTCCTGACTGCTGGAAAATTGCTTTGCGCACGCCGATGGGGGTACACTGAAGAAAAGGAGTGTGAAGACTGTTGACTACTGAGCTGGAATACTTTGAACAGGCGATTTCACTGCAGGCGTATATGGACAAGATGGAGCACCATAAAGACAGCAGCTTTTCAATCTACGAACAATTCGATGTGCCGCAGGATGACGGGTTCATCGAACTGCTGAAGGAAGTGAACCCCCGGATCCTCGTCATCACCGAGGACTGGTGCGGCGATGCGATGCTGAACAATCCGGTGCTCCGCCGCATTGCGGAAGCCGCGGACCTCGACGTCCGTGCTGTGTACCGGGATGAAGACACCGAACTGATCGACCGGCATCTGACGAACGGCGGACGATCGATCCCGATCTACCTGCTGCTCGATGCTGACGGCGACGTGTTCGCAAAGTGGGGACCGCGCGCTGCAACGATTCAGGAACACGTCATGGAATTGAAGAAAGAGATTCCGCCGAAAGACGCGCCGGATTTCGAAGAGAAACAGCGGACGGTCCTCGGACGGATCACATCGGAATACACAGCGAAGCCCGAATTGTGGCTGACAGTTTATGAAGACATCCGAAACACCTGGACGCCTGAACTGCAGGCGCACGTGTAAGGCGCGCCTCTGTCAGTAAGAGTGCAGAAGAAAGAGGGAACAACGTATGAAGCGTGCTCGTATTATTTACAACCCGACGGCTGGACGGGAAGCATTCCGCAAAAACCTGGCGGAGGTGCTGATCCGGCTCGAACAGGCAGGATATGAAGCGTCCGCCCATGCGACGACTTGTGAAGGGGATGCGACAACTGCAGCCGCGGCGGCAGTGGAACGCGGCTTCGACCTGATCATCGCAGCAGGCGGTGACGGAACGCTCAACGAAGTCGTCGCCGGCATTTCCGGTTACGACAACCGCCCTCCGATCGGTCTGATCCCGATGGGCACGACGAACGACTTTGCCCGGGCGCTCCGGATTCCCCGCGATATCGACAAAGCGCTCGATATCATCCTGGAGGATAAGAAAATCCCTGTCGATGTCGGCAAGATGAACGACCGGTTCTTCATCAATATCGCAGGCGGCGGCCGGATGACGGAACTGACCTATGAAGTGCCGTCCCGGCTGAAAACGATGCTCGGGCAGCTTGCGTATTATTTGAAAGGCATCGAGATGCTGCCGTCCATCCACGCAAGCCGGGTCAAGATTGAATATGACGGAGAAGTGTTTGACGATGAAGCGATGCTGTTCCTCGTCGGCCTGACGAACTCCGTCGGCGGTTTCGAGAAACTTGCTCCCGAATCCAGCATCAACGACGGGAAGTTCACGGTGCTCATCCTGAAAAAGTGCAACATCGCCGAATTCATCAGGGTGGTCACGCTCGCTGTACGGGGGGAACATCTCAATGATCCGCTCGTCATCTCACGCAAAGCCCAATCTGTGAAAGTAACATCAGAAGAGGAAGTGCTCATCAATCTGGATGGGGAGTACGGCGGAAAGACTCCCGCTGTCTTCGAAAATCTGTCCTGTCATATCGAGATGTGCGTCCCGTTCGACCAACTGCGCGAACAGGACCGTACGTGGTGATAGCTGTACCCGGAAACTCCGCCTTGGCGGAGTTTTTTTGTTTGAAGAAGATGGCGCGGGCGGCAGAGCGCTCAAGCGGGCGGGTGAATAGAGCGGTTAAATGTTCGAATAGAGCGGTCAGACGGCGGAATGGAGCGGTTAAGCGTTCGAATGGAGCGGTTAGCAGAAGTATAGAGCGGTCTGCCGGTAGAATAGATCACTTAGCTGCAGGAATGGATCGCTTCACAAACTCAGGAAGCGAACCGGCACACCAGCACCCACACAAAAAAAGCAGCAGGCATCTGCCCGCTGCTTTCCGCGTTCTGTTATTCGATGAACTCCAAGGCAGCATCCTGCTTCGCTGCAAGTTTCGGCAGTTCTTCGACAGGGAGCCATTTGAAGTGGAAGATGAGTCCTTCATCTTTCCCATCGCCCTGCACTTGGTAATCCCACTCGCCATCATGGTCACCCAGATAGTCGAAATGGAAGACGTTCCGCTCCAGTACTTCGTCTTTGTCCTTCGGGAAGAAGTTCGTCTTGTGCAGCTTGCCGCACAGCATCAGCTCGTCGCGGCGGATGCCCGATTCCTCCTCGATTTCCCGGTATAGTGCGTCGATCAGCAGTTCATCCCGCTCGATCGTCCCGCCGGGAACTTGAAGCCCCGCTTCCGGGTGGTCCCTGTGTTCGAACACAAGAAGGTCCCGGTCCTCTTCTTCGCCCCGCGTAATATAGGCAAGTACTTTCCGTTTTAATTTCATTGTGTTCACCTCGCTTAATTGATTAATTATACCACTTAATTTAGAATAATTCAAGTATTTATTTGAACCCCCGTTACACATCTGTCACATCTCTATACCCAAACCTGCATATTTCAATCCTGATTAGGGAAAACCCTAATAGAAACAAGTAGAATAAGGGTAACAGGAGAACGAAAGGATGTGTCCCGATGTACAAGAAACAAGAAAAAGTCCTCATGTGGCTGGCGTTTGGTGTCGCGGGAATCATGCTTCTGTC comes from Sporosarcina trichiuri and encodes:
- the gatB gene encoding Asp-tRNA(Asn)/Glu-tRNA(Gln) amidotransferase subunit GatB yields the protein MNFETIVGLEVHVELKTDTKIFSPAPAHFGAEPNMNIHPTDLAYPGTLPTMNKQAIDFGMKASMALNCEIARVMNFDRKHYFYPDNPKAYQISQDDRPVGSNGWIEIEVDGYKKKIRIERVHLEEDAGKLTHAEGGYSLVDLNRQGTPLIEIVTEADIRTPNEAYAFLEKLKAIIQYTGVSDVRMEEGSLRCDANISLRPFGQEEFGTKTELKNLNSFNFVRRGIANEVERQEKVLLSGGKIVQETRRYDEATGQTVLMRVKGSANDYRFINDPDLSDVVIDEDWIERVKNEIPELPDARKARYVSELGLPAYDAHVLTLTKEMSDFFDETVQAGADAKLASNWLMGEVSAYLNAEGKELGETPLTPAGLASLVKLIADGTISSKIAKKVFKEIAENGGDAAQIVKDKGLVQISDEGTLRTIIGEILDKNEQSIEDYKNGKDRAVGFLVGQVMKATKGQANPPMVNKLLLDEISKR
- a CDS encoding NUDIX hydrolase, with translation MKLKRKVLAYITRGEEEDRDLLVFEHRDHPEAGLQVPGGTIERDELLIDALYREIEEESGIRRDELMLCGKLHKTNFFPKDKDEVLERNVFHFDYLGDHDGEWDYQVQGDGKDEGLIFHFKWLPVEELPKLAAKQDAALEFIE
- a CDS encoding diacylglycerol kinase; translated protein: MKRARIIYNPTAGREAFRKNLAEVLIRLEQAGYEASAHATTCEGDATTAAAAAVERGFDLIIAAGGDGTLNEVVAGISGYDNRPPIGLIPMGTTNDFARALRIPRDIDKALDIILEDKKIPVDVGKMNDRFFINIAGGGRMTELTYEVPSRLKTMLGQLAYYLKGIEMLPSIHASRVKIEYDGEVFDDEAMLFLVGLTNSVGGFEKLAPESSINDGKFTVLILKKCNIAEFIRVVTLAVRGEHLNDPLVISRKAQSVKVTSEEEVLINLDGEYGGKTPAVFENLSCHIEMCVPFDQLREQDRTW
- the gatC gene encoding Asp-tRNA(Asn)/Glu-tRNA(Gln) amidotransferase subunit GatC, which encodes MSNYTKEEVQYYANFARIDMPDAEAQKFADRLDTLLEFTDRLKEIDTSDVAKMTHPLAFTNVLREDTPADILDRDDMLKSVEEHEDGMIKVPNILD
- a CDS encoding thioredoxin family protein — protein: MTTELEYFEQAISLQAYMDKMEHHKDSSFSIYEQFDVPQDDGFIELLKEVNPRILVITEDWCGDAMLNNPVLRRIAEAADLDVRAVYRDEDTELIDRHLTNGGRSIPIYLLLDADGDVFAKWGPRAATIQEHVMELKKEIPPKDAPDFEEKQRTVLGRITSEYTAKPELWLTVYEDIRNTWTPELQAHV
- a CDS encoding CamS family sex pheromone protein, whose product is MKRLFTLPAFAAVLVLGGCIPSIGPEKEEVIQENEDVEQETVLIPEVQLNEQYYRTLLPFKKSATRGLIVNQVYSKYDIEEVEEGLLRLSAKHFDPNDHFFQEGQFIDEKTAIHWLSRSSKFDDGLNPPINDKMTPQEISEKAPVYLAHIVEQNYYVKTGDKKVGLAGISIGLAMNSVYYQRDAAEAKIPDKTIEQQGMKMAETIVQRMRKLDGVGDVPITVGLFKQQSRNSIVPGTYFAQAYVDKGKDKPNGWKEVKEKFVLLPASSDVDNYRDVNERFEKVKQDINDYFPGFISVVGTAFYSDNNLESIKINVPIQFYGKNEVVALTQYMTSLIMKYYPKTEVEVSITSGNGPESLITKNAGDEEPSIHIYSY
- the gatA gene encoding Asp-tRNA(Asn)/Glu-tRNA(Gln) amidotransferase subunit GatA, translated to MAVNKTASELQSLLHSRELSVTELTKETLQTIKETDGPIQAFLTVTETEALQAAEQLDNLPDEQRGGLFGMPIGIKDNIITKGIRTTCASKMLENFVPVYEGTATERVKDSGMVIVGKLNMDEFAMGSTTEHSAFQKTHNPWGLDRVPGGSSGGSAAAVASGQVLFSLGSDTGGSVRQPAAFCGVVGMKPTYGRVSRSGLVAFGSSLDQIGPITKTVEDNAMLLSAIAGSDYRDPSASEKAVPDYRSALTGDIKGLKIAVPARYLGEGVQPEVRDAVKTAIGVLESLGAEVDEIDLHYSRYSAPTYYVISSAEASSNLARFDGIRYGYRPEDAKDLNEIYLRSRAEGFGDEVKKRVLYGTYALSAGHHEDLYERAQKVRTLIAQDFQDVFKKYDIIVGPTSATNAYKLGETIKDPLTLYANDLLTTPMNLAGIPAISVPCGFAEGLPVGMQIIGNHFDEPLLYKVAHAYEQATEFHKQTPPAREGN